GGATGAGCGGGCCAAGCCGGCGGTCACGCGGCGGCCGGACGGCTCGTGGCTGATTGACGGCATGATTGAAATTGCGCGCGTGGAGCAGGCGCTGCCGGGCTTCGTGGCCGAGGACCCCTCAAACAAGGAGTATCAGACGCTCGCCGGATACATCGTGAAACGCCTGGGTCGCCTGCCCCGGGAAGGTGAGACGTTCGAGGCGCACGGCTACGTTTTCGAGGTGTTGGATATGGACCAGCATCGCGTGGACAAGGTGCTCGTGGTGCCCTTGCGGCCACCGGCCGGCAGCCGAACCCTCCCTGCCGCTTAAGTGGCCGGAGCCCTGGCCGCTAATCCTGTGCGTGCCGATGCCCCAACTCCAGTTTCAGCGCGCCGAGCGACAGGTTCATGTCCCGGAGAAACGCCACCAGCGAGCCGCTTAATGCCAGCAGGCACGCGATGAACAGCAAGCTGATCAGCAGCCCCAAGTCCAACCGCAGCAGCGCCGTCAGAAACAGCACAATAATCAGCACTGACGCCAGCAGCACGCTCACCCCCGATAACAGGATGGAAAGCCGCGCGAGCCGCGCCCGGCGATAGAGAATTTGAATTTGTCCCTCCAGCCGCTCCCGGTCCGCACCCGCCAGTTCCCGCAACTCGCGCATCAGCAGCCGGGAGCGGTCAATCGTCCGCCCGTAGCGGTTGGTGAGCGTAAGCAACAACAGGCCGACGCCCGAGATCAGGATGACCGGGCCGATGGCCACTTGCAGCACAGGAATCAGCTCATGCAGTGGTGTCGAAGGCATATCCAGGCCAAAGTTAACGCCGCCCTCCTGCGACGCAACCCCATTTCCCTCTGCGGGATTTGCGCCGCTACCCCTTGCCAACGGTTCGCCTGCCTGCTCTCATAGCCGCATGCAAGTAGTACGTTCCAACCCGCCTCGCAGCACCGCCAATCCGCGGCGATTCAAGAATGCGAGCAGCCTTCGCCGCAAGGCCGGAATCGTTCTGGCAGCGGCCTTTGTGGGAGGCATGCTGCTTCCGCGTGCCGTGTGCGGGGCGCCGGCGATCGAGAACCGCGTCGTGCTCGACATCGAAGCGTCCAAAGACAATCCTCGCAACTCGGAAGGCGCCTTCATCACCCTCAAGTCCGGCCGCATCCTCTTCCTCTACACCCAGTTCTATGGCGGCGGCGCGGACGAAAGCCCGGCCCGGATTGTTTCAGTTTGCTCCGACGACGCCGGCCGAACCTGGAACCGCGACCCCCGCGTGGTGGTAGAAAACACCGGGCGCGAGAATGTGATGAGCGTTTCGCTGCTGCGCCTCGCGAGCGGCAGAATTGCGCTGTTCTACCTCATCAAGAACAGCCTGCACGATTGCCGGCCCTGGATGCAGATTTCCACCGACGAGGCCCAAAGCTGGTCCGCGCCCAGGCTGGTAGTCGATGCGCCCGGCTACTTTGTGCTCAATAACGACCGGGTCATCCAGCTTGGCACGGGCCGGCTCATCGCGCCTGTGGCGTTCCATCGCACGCGGCGGTCCGACCCGCGGGACCACCGTACTTGGGACTCCCGCGCGATCGCCCTTTGGTATCTGTCGGACGACGAGGGAATGACCTGGCGCGAGGCGAGCGATTGGTGGGTGCTGCCGCTCCCCAGCCGTACCGGCTTGCAGGAGCCGGGCGTGGTTGAACTGCCCGGCGGCCACTTGTTCACCTGGGCGCGGACGGACCAGGGCGCGCAATGGGGCTGCGTCTCGACCAATGCCGGCTGGTCGTGGCCGCCGCCCGCCGCCACCGCCCTGAAGTCGCCGATCTCTCCCGCCAGCCTGAAGCGCTTGCCCGGCTCGGACGACTTGCTGGCCGTGTTCAACGACCATTCCGGCGCCTTTCCGTTCCCGGAGGGCAAACGCACGCCGCTGGTCGCCGCGATCTCCTCCGATGGCGGCCGGACCTGGCCCGTGCGAAAGCTTCTGGAAGACGACCCGAAGGGCATGTACTGCTACACGGCGATTCATTTTGCGGGGGATGCGGTGCTGCTGGGCTACTTCGACTTCCGGGGCATTGATTCCAAGTCCGCCAACCGGCTCCGCATCCGGCTCCTCAGCCTTGATTGGCTGCGCGCCGCCACGAAGTAACCCTGACCTTCTCTCGCGAAGCGGTTGTTGGGCAAGGCGCCGCTGCCTCTTTTGGCCCGGCCAGAATCAGCAGCAGCATTCCGGCGCAGGCTATCGAGATCAGCAACCCGGGCAGCAAGTAATTCTGGTGGAAATAAACCCGGACCAGGTGTCGCCCCGCAGGCACGGGGACGGCCCTCATCCAGTGGTTGGCGGGTACGCAGGCCCGGGTTTGCCCGTCAATTTCCGCCCGCCAGCCAGGGTACCAAGCTTCACTCAGCACCAGCAGGCCATTCGTTTTGGCTTCCACTTCAACCAGCAGCCAGTTCGGCTCAAAACGGCGGATGGTTGCTGCCGCCCCAGGCAGGCTGCTGTGAGGGGCCAGAGGATCTGACAAGGGCTTCTCCAGCAAGGCGCTCTTGTGAATATCATGCCCCTGCACGAGACGTTTCAGAACGCCACCCGCCTCATCCACTACCTCCGTCGCATAGACTACATACGCCCGCGGGGCCGCGTTGGATGCAAACTGCAGCGTCCATTCGCTCGTGTCCACTCCCGCCACCAGTCCCAAGTCGGGATATGGGAACGGGCCGCGATCGTACACCTCCCCGGCGAGCGAGTTGTTATCGAAGTCAGGCGGCTGAATCCCAAGCGTTGAGTGTAGGTATTCCCAAGGACGCCGCAGGAACAAGGAGCAGTTTGCGTCGAATGTGCTGTAGCGATACACCATGGCGTAGTTCGCCGGGACCAGTGCCCAGGGCACGCACACCCGCGGCGGCGGCTGCGCCGGTTCCAGTAAGCCCGCCTCGCGCAATTGCGCTGCCAGAACCCGCTGAAACGAATGGTCCGGTCGCACTTTGAAGATAACGGTGTAGTTGCAGGCCTGCTTGATGATCCACGTGCCATAGACCAGGCTAAGCCCCTGCAATAAAACCGCCCCGACCAAGACAGGCGAAACCGGGGTGCCGAACTTGCGTCTCCACAGGGCCCGGAGACGGGGGTGCGGCCGGCTGAGCCAAATCCCGGCGGCACAGATCAACGCTAGCACCGCCAGCACAGCCTCGCGCGGATGTATCCTAAACCCACTGAAGCCGGGCAGCCACTTGTAGAACAGTGGAAAGAACGGCGTGTTGTCGCCCAGCGCCAGCAGTAAGGCAACGATGACCACTGCTAGCAGGCCGCGCACGCTGTGCTCGCGCAACCGGCACAATCCTGCCAGCCCGAATACCAATGCAATTGGACCGAAGTAAAGGGTTGTCTCCCAAGTAACCCACTCGCGGCCCCCCCAGATTCCGAGAGGACTAAGTAGGCTTTCAAACTCAGCCCACTCGAGCTTAAAGTAATTTGCAAACGCCGGCGACGCCCTATACCGGTTGCCCTGCTTCGCCAGCTCGAGGAAGGGCAGCAGCACCATGGCCACCAGCCCTGTGCACCAGATACCCGCCGCTCCCAGTTGGCCAAGGCTCCGCACGGCGTCCAGCAGCGCCTGGCCCAACGGCAGCCGCACCGCCCGGCCGAGAATGAATACCCCCTGGCCAATTCCCGTGAACCAGAACACCTGCGGGTGACCGCATAGAAACTGCAGCGCCAGCAACAGGGCGTGCCACCCGATTCGCTCGCACCGCCAAGGTCCTTCCGTCCGCAAAGCACAATAAAACAACGCTGGGACATAGCAAAGTGCCCAGCAATAGTGCACCTGCCCCGTCATCCACCGCGCGGTCAAGGAGCAGCTCCCCAGATAACAGGCCGCCATGAAATAGCTCTGCCAGCGCCCCACCTGGAGCGCCCCTCCCAGCGCCCTCATGCCGAACACACCCAGTGCGCAGTGCAGCCAGACCAGCAGAAAGCTCCCGAGTCCCTGCCCCAGGCAAATCAGATAGACAGGCGGATAGAAGACCAGCATCTGTGTGTCTGCCAGGTATGGCCGCCCCAGACCGATGTAAGGGTTCCATAACGGCAACCGCCCTTCCTGCACGGCCTCCCTCAGAAACTGCAGGTTCGGCCCCAGAAACTGCACGTAGTCCCAGCTCTCCACCAGCTTGGTGCCGGCAAAGCACAGGACGGCGGCAAACAGCCCAATGGCGGCCACCACCAGCAGGTCCTCCCGCCGGGCCCGAATTGCTTCGCCTGACATACCGCCAGCCAACCACTCGCTGTTGCCACCGTCAAGTCGTTATACACCTTCACCGCTCTGTTGGCTCTCCCCTAACCAGGAGCTGGCAGATCTCCTGACGCAATCACGCGGGGCTCCCTCATTCCTGCAGCAAGATTCCGTTGAATGTCGCTTCAATTAGTTCATACTAGATCAAGCAACATGAGCGATTCCGTTGATCTGCGCCGAATCCTGACGGGCTGGCCGTTCGACCCGGAAAACGACGCGCGCATCGTGCGCGGCGACGACGGGCGGGAGATTCTTCAGGTGCGCACGCCGCTGGGGATCGAGCAATACGAGCTGGATGACCGGCCTGACGGCCTCCGCCCGCACGGGATGGAATCCGCGCTGGAGTACCACCTGCATCGGCTTAACCAGGCCAAGTTCGCCGGGCGCGAAGACCAGTTCGCGCTCAGCCCGCAGGAGTGCGGCGAGCTTTTTCACGAAGGGACGCTCTACTACTTCCGCTACGTGCGGCTGTTTCAGCTCAAGGACTGGGCGCGCACCATCCGCGACACCGCGCGCAACCTCCGCGCGTTTGATTTCCTGCACCGCTACGCCCGGCGCGAGGAGGACCAGCAATTCATGGAAAAGTGGCGCCCCTACATCCTGCGGGTCAACGCCAGCGCCGCCGTCATGCAGACCATGGAAAAGGGCGCCTACGACCAAGCGCTGAAGATCGCCCGGGACGCCATCCAAAAGATCGAAGGGCTTGCGGAGATTGAGGACGAGACCTTCACCTTCGAGCGGGAGCGCTCCCTCATGGCATTGCGCGAGCTGGAGTCGCAAATACAGAAGAACCGCCCCCTGTCCGAGCTGGAGCAGTTGGAGCATCAACTGCGCCGCGCGATTGACCGGCAGGAATTCGAGCGCGCCGCCCAGTTGCGCGACCGCATCCGCGTGCTCCGGCAGCAGCACATCTGCTGAGCCCTGGGGGGCGCCGTCCGCCCCGCGCTCAGTTCTCGTTAAGCGCCTGGGTAATCTCGAACGGGATGGCGGGCAGGGTGCCGACAGCGGCGCGTGGCGCGGGTGCCTTCTTCTTGTTCTTGGTCGATGCGGAGGGCGCCTGGCCCGGGAGAATATTGACGATCAGGTTGCCCTTTTGACCGGGCTTGGCTTTGGCGGCATCGCTGCACAACTCGAGCACCGTGACTTCGCTTCCGGGCGATACCCTCCCGAGCGTGATCCCTTCCGGGGGCTCGTTCAGCTCCAGCCGGAATCGGTTCGCGAAGCCTCCGGCCGGCGCCGAAATGCGCACGCGGGCGGTTCCGCCAGCGGGAATCTTCACCGGGGTGGGGCTGAGGACTTTGAGCGGCGCTCGGTTCATGAAGCGCCCGGCTATGGTGACGGCGAATTCGTGGGCGGGCACCAGATGCCGGTAGGCGAACGCCTGCATCATGTCTTCGGCGGGCACGGCGGAGTGGACGAGCGGGCGACCGCGGACAAAGGCCCGGCCTTCCAGCACGAGGTGGATCGGGGCGTCAGTTGGGGTCGGCGGCGGCTGGAGTGTGAGACGCACCTGGTCCTGATTCGCCGGGATCCTGGCGCCGTTTAACTTGAAGCCCGGGGGGGCGTCCGGCAGGGAG
The window above is part of the Candidatus Paceibacterota bacterium genome. Proteins encoded here:
- a CDS encoding sialidase family protein, translated to MQVVRSNPPRSTANPRRFKNASSLRRKAGIVLAAAFVGGMLLPRAVCGAPAIENRVVLDIEASKDNPRNSEGAFITLKSGRILFLYTQFYGGGADESPARIVSVCSDDAGRTWNRDPRVVVENTGRENVMSVSLLRLASGRIALFYLIKNSLHDCRPWMQISTDEAQSWSAPRLVVDAPGYFVLNNDRVIQLGTGRLIAPVAFHRTRRSDPRDHRTWDSRAIALWYLSDDEGMTWREASDWWVLPLPSRTGLQEPGVVELPGGHLFTWARTDQGAQWGCVSTNAGWSWPPPAATALKSPISPASLKRLPGSDDLLAVFNDHSGAFPFPEGKRTPLVAAISSDGGRTWPVRKLLEDDPKGMYCYTAIHFAGDAVLLGYFDFRGIDSKSANRLRIRLLSLDWLRAATK
- a CDS encoding DUF2721 domain-containing protein; this translates as MPSTPLHELIPVLQVAIGPVILISGVGLLLLTLTNRYGRTIDRSRLLMRELRELAGADRERLEGQIQILYRRARLARLSILLSGVSVLLASVLIIVLFLTALLRLDLGLLISLLFIACLLALSGSLVAFLRDMNLSLGALKLELGHRHAQD
- a CDS encoding UvrB/UvrC motif-containing protein, coding for MSDSVDLRRILTGWPFDPENDARIVRGDDGREILQVRTPLGIEQYELDDRPDGLRPHGMESALEYHLHRLNQAKFAGREDQFALSPQECGELFHEGTLYYFRYVRLFQLKDWARTIRDTARNLRAFDFLHRYARREEDQQFMEKWRPYILRVNASAAVMQTMEKGAYDQALKIARDAIQKIEGLAEIEDETFTFERERSLMALRELESQIQKNRPLSELEQLEHQLRRAIDRQEFERAAQLRDRIRVLRQQHIC
- a CDS encoding YfhO family protein — protein: MSGEAIRARREDLLVVAAIGLFAAVLCFAGTKLVESWDYVQFLGPNLQFLREAVQEGRLPLWNPYIGLGRPYLADTQMLVFYPPVYLICLGQGLGSFLLVWLHCALGVFGMRALGGALQVGRWQSYFMAACYLGSCSLTARWMTGQVHYCWALCYVPALFYCALRTEGPWRCERIGWHALLLALQFLCGHPQVFWFTGIGQGVFILGRAVRLPLGQALLDAVRSLGQLGAAGIWCTGLVAMVLLPFLELAKQGNRYRASPAFANYFKLEWAEFESLLSPLGIWGGREWVTWETTLYFGPIALVFGLAGLCRLREHSVRGLLAVVIVALLLALGDNTPFFPLFYKWLPGFSGFRIHPREAVLAVLALICAAGIWLSRPHPRLRALWRRKFGTPVSPVLVGAVLLQGLSLVYGTWIIKQACNYTVIFKVRPDHSFQRVLAAQLREAGLLEPAQPPPRVCVPWALVPANYAMVYRYSTFDANCSLFLRRPWEYLHSTLGIQPPDFDNNSLAGEVYDRGPFPYPDLGLVAGVDTSEWTLQFASNAAPRAYVVYATEVVDEAGGVLKRLVQGHDIHKSALLEKPLSDPLAPHSSLPGAAATIRRFEPNWLLVEVEAKTNGLLVLSEAWYPGWRAEIDGQTRACVPANHWMRAVPVPAGRHLVRVYFHQNYLLPGLLISIACAGMLLLILAGPKEAAAPCPTTASREKVRVTSWRRAANQG